One genomic window of Azotosporobacter soli includes the following:
- a CDS encoding copper ion binding protein, with amino-acid sequence MERRVIQVEGMSCGHCKAAIEKAVRSMPGVVMVEVELARKEVVVEFDAEQVTLEAVKEMIDDTGFTVV; translated from the coding sequence ATGGAGCGACGCGTGATACAGGTGGAAGGCATGAGCTGTGGGCATTGCAAAGCGGCGATTGAGAAAGCGGTTCGCAGCATGCCGGGAGTCGTGATGGTTGAAGTCGAACTGGCGCGTAAGGAAGTCGTCGTTGAATTTGATGCGGAGCAGGTTACGCTGGAGGCGGTCAAAGAAATGATTGACGACACCGGGTTTACCGTAGTCTGA
- a CDS encoding LCP family protein: MTRLERKLEEQRAGRRIRRKRVFVVTLLLLAIAMVAGASYLWFGGSLTASGDKEAMLYAKDKVNIMVLGVDERDDDVGRSDTLFVVTVDTKTKQVAMLSIPRDTRVKIPGIGWDKINHAYANGGVKLAQKSVEGLLGIKIDHTIKIAPRGFVKVIDSLGGLDINVEKRMYYTDPYDDNGGLVIDLRPGLQHLDGQKAVQYVRYRDEEGDIGRVARQQHFIKALLAEAASPSTIVKIPSLIKDLSSVVKTDMSVSEMVDLAKIISDASKNGLKADMVPGKPGYINDISYWLPNLVELRQHVANTLGVTMEDKHLAATSKEAAEYETSIPKEMKVVETPKTKDTTDPKAKTPEKPGDPKKPLDPKKPGADSANASGKVRIEVVNVSGEDGAGAKMATLLRQQGFEVVSVSGSGGGTKNTTVVANGTATANKLSGLPFRYTMQVNQSGGSSDAVVMVGKDFVNK, encoded by the coding sequence ATGACACGTTTGGAACGGAAGCTGGAAGAACAGCGCGCTGGCCGGAGAATCCGGCGCAAGAGAGTATTTGTCGTGACGCTGCTGTTACTGGCAATAGCGATGGTTGCCGGCGCTTCCTATTTGTGGTTTGGCGGAAGCCTGACAGCATCAGGCGATAAAGAGGCGATGCTGTATGCGAAAGACAAGGTCAATATCATGGTGCTTGGCGTTGATGAACGCGATGACGATGTCGGACGCTCGGATACGCTGTTTGTTGTGACGGTCGATACGAAAACCAAGCAAGTCGCGATGCTCTCGATTCCGCGCGATACGCGGGTGAAGATTCCGGGCATCGGTTGGGATAAGATCAACCATGCTTACGCCAACGGCGGCGTCAAGTTGGCGCAAAAGTCCGTGGAAGGACTGCTTGGCATCAAGATCGATCATACGATTAAGATTGCGCCGCGCGGTTTCGTAAAAGTGATCGACTCTTTAGGCGGCCTTGATATCAATGTGGAAAAGAGGATGTACTATACCGATCCCTATGATGACAATGGCGGTCTGGTCATTGACTTGCGTCCGGGCCTGCAGCATCTTGATGGACAAAAAGCGGTGCAGTATGTGCGCTACCGCGACGAAGAAGGCGATATCGGCCGTGTCGCAAGACAGCAGCATTTTATCAAGGCGCTGTTGGCCGAGGCGGCGAGTCCGTCGACAATCGTTAAGATTCCAAGCCTGATCAAAGATCTGAGTAGCGTCGTTAAGACTGACATGTCGGTTAGCGAGATGGTCGATTTGGCGAAAATCATCAGCGACGCATCTAAGAATGGATTAAAAGCGGATATGGTGCCGGGGAAACCGGGCTATATCAACGATATCAGTTATTGGTTGCCGAATCTGGTGGAATTGCGTCAGCATGTCGCGAATACGCTGGGCGTGACGATGGAAGACAAACATTTAGCGGCTACCAGTAAAGAGGCGGCCGAATATGAAACGTCGATTCCAAAGGAAATGAAAGTGGTGGAGACGCCGAAGACAAAAGATACGACCGATCCGAAGGCGAAAACACCGGAGAAGCCGGGCGATCCGAAAAAACCGCTTGATCCGAAGAAACCGGGCGCCGACAGCGCCAATGCCAGCGGCAAGGTCCGCATTGAAGTCGTCAATGTGAGCGGCGAAGACGGCGCGGGCGCTAAGATGGCAACGCTGCTTCGTCAGCAAGGCTTCGAAGTCGTATCGGTAAGCGGCAGCGGCGGCGGGACGAAAAATACGACCGTAGTCGCCAATGGTACGGCAACCGCCAATAAACTGAGCGGATTGCCGTTCCGTTACACGATGCAAGTGAATCAGAGCGGCGGCAGCAGCGATGCGGTCGTTATGGTAGGTAAAGACTTCGTCAATAAATAA